In one Odocoileus virginianus isolate 20LAN1187 ecotype Illinois unplaced genomic scaffold, Ovbor_1.2 Unplaced_Scaffold_31, whole genome shotgun sequence genomic region, the following are encoded:
- the LOC110153049 gene encoding LOW QUALITY PROTEIN: dihydroxyacetone phosphate acyltransferase-like (The sequence of the model RefSeq protein was modified relative to this genomic sequence to represent the inferred CDS: inserted 1 base in 1 codon; deleted 1 base in 1 codon; substituted 1 base at 1 genomic stop codon) has product MDPSGSSNSYFSISSTGPGTVVLLNWKELKKWDEFEDALEERRHVSDLKFAMKCYTPLVYKGITPCKPSDIKCSVLNSEEIHYVIKQLSKESLQPVEVLREEAYEILDEMSHKLRLGAIRFLAFALSKIFKQIFSKVRVNEEGIQKLQRVIQEHPVVLLPSHRSYIDFXMLSFLLYNYDLPVPVIAAGMDFLGMKMTGELLRMSGAFFMRRTFGGNKLYWAVFSEYVKTMLQNGYAPVEFFLEGTKSRSAKTLTPKFGLLNIVMEPFFKREVFDTYLVPISISYDRILEETLYAYELLGVPKPKESTTGLLKARRILSEKFGNIHVYFGDPVSLXSLANGRMGRSPYNLVPRYIPQKQLEEMHTFVTEVAYKMQLLQIQNLVLSPWPLIVVVLLQNRPSMDFDALLEKTLWLKGLTQAFGGFLTWPDNEPAEEVIQSSILLHSNIASLVKDWVILKMECRDSELVDGLMSQHITLLMCLAYRNQLLNIFVCPSLVAVALQMTPGFKEDVYSCFRFLCSIFSDESICLPGNELKDVEEGCYLLCKSEAIQVMTRDIVVTEKGNTVLEFLIGFFKPFVKSHQIICKYLLNEEDYFTEKQYFIRVRKFTSQLLDQGVSQCYDVLSSNVYKNALGAFVRLGVVEKKKVNNDYIFSVNEPATTKLEEMLGCKTPVGKPATAKL; this is encoded by the exons ATGGATCCTTCTGGTTCATCCAACTCTTATTTCTCCATCAGCTCCACCGGTCCTGGGACTGTCGTGCTCCTCAACTGGAAAGAGCTC AAAAAGTGGGATGAGTTTGAAGATGCTTTAGAGGAGAGGAGGCATGTCAGTGACTTGAAGTTTGCAATGAAATGCTACACACCTCTTGTCTATAAGGGAATTACTCCTTGTAAGCCAAGTGATATTAAATGTAGTGTTCTCAATTCTGAAGAGATTCATTATGTCATTAAACAGCTTTCCAAGGAATCCCTTCAACCTGTCGAGGTCCTCCGAGAGGAAGCCTATGAGATCCTGGATGAAATGAGCCACAAGCTGCGACTAGGAGCCATTCGGTTTTTGGCCTTTGCCCtgagtaaaatatttaaacagatttTCTCAAAAGTGCGTGTAAATGAAGAAGGGATTCAGAAACTACAGCGAGTCATCCAGGAGCATCCAGTTGTCCTGCTGCCCAGTCACCGGAGCTACATCGACT CGATGTTGTCTTTCCTTTTGTACAACTATGACTTACCTGTGCCGGTCATAGCAGCAGGAATGGATTTCCTGGGAATGAAGATGACTGGCGAGCTGCTGCGGATGTCAGGGGCTTTCTTCATGCGGCGCACCTTTGGTGGCAATAAACTCTACTGGGCCGTGTTCTCCGAATATGTGAAAACCATGTTACAGAATGGTTATGCTCCTGTTGAATTTTTCCTCGAAGGGACAAAAAGCCGCTCTGCCAAGACACTGACTCCAAAATTTGGTCTTCTGAATATTGTGAtggaaccattttttaaaagagaagtttttGATACCTACCTTGTTCCAATCAGCATCAGTTACGATAGGATATTGGAAGAAACTCTGTATGCATATGAGCTTCTAGGGGTTCCTAAGCCGAAAGAATCTACAACTGGATTGTTGAAAGCCAGGAGAATCCTCTCTGAGAAGTTTGGAAACATCCATGTGTACTTTGGAGACCCTGTGTCGCTTTGATCTCTGGCCAATGGGAGGATGGGTCGGAGCCCGTATAACTTGGTTCCCAGATATATTCCTCAGAAACAGTTAGAGGAGATGCACACCTTTGTCACTGAAGTTGCCTATAAAATGCAGCTTCTCCAAATTCAAAACCTGGTCCTAAGCCCGTGGCCACTAATAGTTGTTGTCCTGCTTCAGAACCGGCCATCCATGGACTTTGATGCCCTGTTGGAAAAAACCTTATGGCTGAAAGGCTTAACCCAGGCCTTCGGGGGGTTTCTTACTTGGCCTGATAATGAACCTGCTGAGGAagttatccagtccagcattcttctGCATTCCAACATCGCCAGCCTTGTCAAAGATTGGGTGATTCTGAAAATGGAGTGCAGAGACTCGGAACTGGTGGATGGACTCATGTCCCAGCATATCACCCTCCTCATGTGCTTGGCATACAGGAACCAGCTGCTCAACATTTTTGTCTGTCCTTCCTTAGTCGCTGTGGCATTGCAGATGACACCTGGGTTCAAAGAGGATGTCTACAGTTGCTTTCGCTTCCTATGCAGTATTTTTTCAGATGAGTCCATCTGTCTTCCAGGAAACGAACTAAAGGACGTTGAAGAAGGCTGTTACTTGCTTTGTAAGAGTGAGGCCATACAAGTGATGACAAGGGACATCGTAgttacagaaaaaggaaatactgTGTTAGAGTTTTTAATAGGGTTCTTTAAACCTTTTGTGAAATCTCATCAGATAATTTGCAAATACCTCTTGAATGAAGAAGACTACTTCACTGAGAAACAGTATTTCATAAGAGTTAGAAAATTCACAAGTCAGCTTCTTGATCAAGGTGTCTCACAGTGTTATGATGTATTATCCTCCAATGTATATAAGAATGCCTTAGGAGCTTTTGTGAGGCTCGGTGTGGTGGAGAAGAAGAAGGTaaataatgattatatatttagCGTGAATGAACCTGCCACAACAAAGTTAGAAGAAATGCTTGGTTGTAAAACACCGGTAGGAAAACCAGCAACTGCGAAGCTTTAA